From the Bubalus kerabau isolate K-KA32 ecotype Philippines breed swamp buffalo chromosome 2, PCC_UOA_SB_1v2, whole genome shotgun sequence genome, one window contains:
- the CRYZL1 gene encoding quinone oxidoreductase-like protein 1 isoform X3, giving the protein MKGLYFQQSSTNEEITFVFQERENLPVTEDNYVKLQVKACALSQINTKLLAEMKMEKEFFPVGREVAGIVLDVGSKVSFFQPDDEVVGILPLDSEDPGLCEAVRVHEHYLVHKPEKVTWTEAAGTIRDGLRVYTALHYLSHLSPGKSVLIMDGASALGTIAIQLAHHRGAKVISTACSLEDKQFLERFRPPIARVIDVSNGKAHVAESCLEETGGLGVDIVLDAGVRLYSKDDEPAEKLQLLPHKHDIITLLGVGGHWVTTEENLQLDPPDSHCLFLKGAAVAFLNDEVWNLSNVQQGKYLSTYLKRCDGEVINWCF; this is encoded by the exons ATGAAAGGCTTATATTTTCAACAAAGttctacaaatgaagaaataacaTTTGTGTTCCAAGAAAGG GAAAATCTTCCTGTTACAGAAGATAACTATGTGAAACTTCAAGTTAAAGCTTGTGCTCTGAGCCAGATAAATACAAAG CTTCTTGCAGAAATGAAGATGGAAAAGGAATTCTTTCCTGTTGGGAGAGAAGTTGCTGGAATTGTGTTAGATG TTGGAAGCAAGGTATCATTCTTTCAACCAGATGATGAAGTAGTGG GAATTCTGCCCCTGGATTCTGAAGATCCTGGACTTTGTGAGGCTGTTCGAGTCCATGAGCATTACTTGG TTCACAAACCAGAAAAAGTCACGTGGACAGAAGCTGCTGGAACCATCCGGGATGGATTACGAGTCTATACAGCCCTGCATTATCTTTCTCatctctcgcctggaaaatccgtgCTGATAATGGACGGAGCAAGT GCACTTGGTACAATAGCCATTCAGTTAGCACACCACAGAGGAGCCAAAGTGATTTCAACAGCCTGCAGCCTTGAAGACAAGCAGTTTCTTGAAAGATTTAGGCCTCCTATAG CTCGAGTGATCGATGTTTCTAACGGGAAAGCCCATGTGGCTGAAAGCTGTTTAGAAGAAACAGGTGGCCTCGGAGTGGACATTGTCCTAGATGCTGGAG TGAGGTTATATAGTAAAGATGACGAACCAGCTGAAAAATTACAACTACTACCACATAAACATGATATCATCACCCTTCTTGGTGTTGGAGGCCACTGGGTAACAACAGAAGAAAACCTGCAG CTGGATCCTCCAGATAGTCATTGCCTTTTCCTCAAGGGAGCAGCAGTGGCTTTCCTTAATGATGAAGTTTGGAATCTGTCAAATGTACAACAGGGAAAGTATCTT